A single window of Tiliqua scincoides isolate rTilSci1 chromosome 10, rTilSci1.hap2, whole genome shotgun sequence DNA harbors:
- the LOC136661519 gene encoding trypsin-3-like, whose product MKLLLLGLLLMTSAALAQESSRVIGGYSCEQFSRPYQAALVIGYRGNWNIFCGGSLVAPCWVLTAAHCRPRAGMRVCLGKHNLKMVERTEQCLRVAEVKVYPYYNQRQNNKDYMLLRLSPCARITNAVDIIPLPSQCPGERMQCTVSGWGTISSPQVQLPSQLQCADISTVPRAECNRDYHGAISNYMLCAGIPQGGVDSCQGDSGGPLVCNGRLEGVVSWGTAVCAQPGNPGVYAKVCCAVPWIQKTINGQ is encoded by the exons ATGAAGCTGTTGCTGCTTGGACTCCTACTGATGACCTCGGCAG CACTTGCTCAGGAAAGCAGTCGGGTCATTGGAGGCTACAGCTGCGAACAGTTTTCACGACCCTACCAGGCAGCCCTTGTGATTGGATACCGAGGAAACTGGAACATTTTCTGTGGAGGGAGCTTAGTGGCTCCGTGCTGGGTGCTCACTGCTGCCCACTGTAGGCCCCGAGCCGG AATGCGTGTGTGCCTTGGGAAGCACAACCTGAAGATGGTTGAAAGAACAGAGCAGTGCTTACGAGTGGCGGAAGTGAAAGTCTACCCCTATTACAATCAGAGACAGAACAACAAGGACTACATGCTTCTCCGGCTCAGTCCCTGTGCCAGAATTACGAACGCTGTTGACATCATTCCATTGCCTTCCCAGTGCCCTGGAGAGAGGATGCAATGCACTGTGTCTGGATGGGGCACCATCAGCTCTCCTCAAG tacAGCTTCCTTCTCAGTTGCAGTGCGCAGACATCAGTACTGTTCCGCGGGCTGAATGCAATAGAGACTATCATGGTGCGATTTCGAACTACATGCTGTGCGCCGGAATTCCACAAGGAGGTGTCGATTCATGCCAG GGTGACTCCGGGGGCCCACTTGTCTGTAACGGGAGGCTTGAAGGTGTGGTTTCTTGGGGGACGGCGGTGTGCGCGCAGCCAGGCAACCCAGGTGTGTACGCCAAAGTCTGCTGTGCTGTGCCCTGGATCCAGAAGACAATAAATGGACAATAG